The following coding sequences lie in one Cannabis sativa cultivar Pink pepper isolate KNU-18-1 chromosome 5, ASM2916894v1, whole genome shotgun sequence genomic window:
- the LOC115708858 gene encoding uncharacterized protein LOC115708858 produces MEIDKEIDDNNTTAENNSSKKALKARRRRCLIAVGATIIVLILVIFIVILVLALTIFKPKQPITKLISTTVVGVTPHLTLPVVQLELNITLNLEILVKNRNYASFRHNGGTSLLFYGNNQVGNADIFPGNIPARGSATLSCRLVIEVDQIVGADLSGLISAVLSGQLPMETRTNIPGKVTFLGLIKKHVVAVSTCQFTVGLFDMKIANQVCDSETIT; encoded by the coding sequence ATGGAGATCGATAAAGAGATCGATGACAACAACACAACAGCTGAAAACAACAGCAGCAAGAAAGCACTCAAAGCGCGTAGACGCCGCTGTCTGATCGCAGTTGGAGCCACAATTATAGTCCTCATCTTGGTTATCTTCATCGTCATCCTCGTCCTTGCCTTAACAATTTTCAAGCCCAAGCAACCGATAACCAAGCTTATCTCCACAACTGTTGTAGGTGTTACCCCTCACCTCACCTTACCCGTGGTTCAACTCGAACTTAACATCACCCTCAACCTGGAGATCCTAGTTAAGAACCGGAACTATGCTAGCTTTAGGCACAATGGTGGAACAAGCTTGTTGTTTTATGGGAACAATCAAGTGGGGAATGCTGATATCTTCCCTGGAAATATTCCGGCTAGAGGCTCCGCCACGCTATCATGCCGGCTGGTCATCGAGGTGGACCAGATTGTTGGTGCGGACTTAAGTGGGCTGATCAGTGCTGTTCTCTCTGGTCAGCTCCCCATGGAAACAAGGACAAATATTCCTGGTAAGGTTACCTTTCTTGGACTTATCAAGAAACATGTGGTGGCTGTATCAACATGTCAGTTCACCGTTGGTCTTTTTGACATGAAGATCGCCAACCAGGTTTGTGACAGCGAGACAATAACCTGA
- the LOC115717059 gene encoding calcium-binding allergen Bet v 3 yields the protein MEAAAAPESEVPSLSSQTRSSSSFRLRSPSLNTLRLRRIFDLFDKNNDETITVEELGQALNLLGLEAEFTEIESTIKSFIRPENSGLRFEDFVLLHQSLNDTYFGCDDSNIGEFENEEMNLEKNEKMSQEESDLSEAFKVFDEDGDGYISAQELQVVLGKLGFDEGNEIDRVEKMIISVDRNHDGRVDFFEFKDMMRSVIVRSA from the coding sequence ATGGAAGCAGCAGCCGCACCAGAAAGTGAGGTCCCTAGTCTGAGCAGTCAGACGAGATCGTCATCCTCGTTCAGGCTACGTAGTCCTAGCCTCAACACCCTTCGTCTCCGTCGTATATTTGATCTATTCGACAAGAACAACGACGAAACAATCACTGTCGAGGAGCTTGGTCAAGCCCTTAATCTTCTAGGCCTAGAGGCTGAGTTCACCGAAATCGAATCAACAATCAAGTCTTTCATCCGACCGGAGAATTCTGGTCTCAGATTCGAGGACTTTGTGTTGCTCCATCAATCCTTAAATGACACGTATTTTGGGTGCGATGACAGTAATATTGGTGAATTTgagaatgaagaaatgaatttgGAAAAGAATGAGAAAATGTCTCAGGAGGAGTCGGATCTGTCGGAGGCTTTCAAGGTGTTCGATGAGGACGGTGACGGTTACATATCTGCTCAGGAATTGCAAGTGGTGCTGGGAAAGCTTGGATTCGACGAAGGGAATGAGATTGACAGAGTTGAGAAGATGATCATATCTGTTGACCGAAATCATGATGGCCGAGTTGATTTCTTTGAGTTCAAGGACATGATGCGTAGTGTTATTGTTCGGAGTGCTTGA